Genomic DNA from Turicibacter faecis:
GTACGAGAGGACCGGGATGGACACACCGCTGGTGTACCAGTTGTTCTGCCAGGAGCATAGCTGGGTAGCTACGTGTGGAAGGGATAAACGCTGAAAGCATCTAAGCGTGAAGCCCCCCTCAAGATGAGATTTCCCATTCGAAAGAAGTAAGATCCCTTGAAGACGACGAGGTAGATAGGTCAGGAGTGGAAGTTTGGTGACAGATGAAGCGGACTGATACTAATCGATCGAGGACTTAACTAAATAGGAAAGGCAAAAACGAGCGATTATCACAGGCAGAAAGTGAAAAGAACTGAGGAATCACGAAGGTGATGAACAGTTATTGAACTTTACCACTGTGATGCGAGAGTTGCCGGACAAGAAGAAGTAAGCAGAAGATATCTAGTTTTGTGAGATTGATGAAATCTGACAGAAGGTCTAGTGATAAGGGCAAGGAGGGCACACCTGTTCCCATACCGAACACAGAAGTTAAGCTCCTTAGCGCCGAGGGTAGTACGCAAGTGCGAGAGTAGGACGTCGCTAGGCCATAAAAAAATGCGGGTGTAGTTTAATGGTAGAACTTCAGCCTTCCAAGCTGACTGTGAGAGTTCGATTCTCTTCACCCGCTCCAAATAGCCAATTAACATCCTTTGGGATGTTTTTTTTGTTTTGTAGTCCCTATTACTACTTTATTTCATATAGTATCTTGTAATAAAGTAAAGGTAGGGATAGAAAATGAACTTTTTAGCTATTCTATTATTTTCCGCATCGGTTACCTGTGATAATCTCATAATAGGTTTAAGCTATGGTGCAAGAAAAATAAAAATTTGCTTTTTAAGCAATTTAATTGTTGGTATGATTTCATGCCTAGGTACCCTAGGTGGAATGTATATAGGTAATTTATTTGATGGATTTTGTGTTGGTTCGATTGCCCAGTATATAGGTAGTGCCTTACTATTTTTATTTGGTATTTATATGTTTTATCAGTCATTCAGGAAGCATTTAAAAACTAAAAATGATCGCGAAATCTTAGATGATGCTGCCAATGTTGCTGAACAATTTGATATGGATCATTCTAAATCTATCGATTTACGGGAAGCGTGCATGCTAGGTTTTTTTCTATGTATAAATAATTTTGGACTTGGGATCGGCGCTGCCCTTACAGGCCTTAATATTTATTTGACATCAATAACCTGTCTGATTTTAAGTATATTTTTTATCGAACTAGGATGCCGATTAACATACAATTTGTTGAGCCAAAATACTGTTAAGTATGCCGAATACGTTGCGAGTATTATGATTATTTTATTAGCTTTATATCAGTTAATTTCTTGAACGATTAAACAGGCGAGAATTAAATTAAATCCTGTGGATATAAGTAGCTGTATTTCCCCCTTATCCACAGGAATTTTTTATTTGTTGTCGATTAAATATAGGATGGTACATAATTATCTTAGAGATTTTCTTTATACGTCCATAGTTAGCTGTTCTTCTATAGAGGGACAGAGTACAATGAAAAGGGTTTCTAATTTAAGGTGTCTATTATTTAATTAAAGTTTTTTATTATACCCATCGGTTTAATTGTTAACCTTTATAAATAGAAAAATAAATAATTTTTAGATAGCTACATCGTGTTACCAACAGGATAGAACATTTAGAAGGCTGTCGTTTTCTATCATTTTTCAGTGCTTTTATAGATAAATGTCGTATTAACAATAATTATGTGATATAGATATGTTATAATATAATTAGAAAATATTATAGATTAGAAAGTTATTTTTGATGAAAATTAATCCATAATAATGTAAGTTTTATTCTATGAGGTATAAGGTGATAGTATGACATATAAAATCAGAACGACGTCGTTGGAACAGACGCAAGATATCGCATATAAAATTGGTAAATGGGTAAGTAATGGAATGATTTTAACATTAGAGGGTGATTTAGGTGCCGGAAAAACCACTTTTACTAAAGGGCTCGCGAAGGGATTAGGAATTAATCGCAATGTAAACAGTCCAACATTTAATATTATAAAGGAGTATCAAGGTCGAATTCCTTTATATCATATGGATGTCTATCGCTTAGAAAGTGGTGGAGATGATATCGGATTAGATGATTACTTGTTTGGTGATGGGGTATGTGTTATTGAATGGGCAAGTCGCATCGAGGATTTACTTCCGATGGAAAGATTAGATATAAAAATATTTAGAGAGGGAGAAAATCAACGTTGTATTGAATTAACTCCTATAGGAAAAAATTATGAAACGATTGGAAAGGTGTTGTAAATATGTTAACAATCGCTATTGATACGTCCAATACTACTTTATCAATTGCCTTAGTAGAAGATAATCAAATATTATATGAGATCATTGAGACAACTAAAAATGATCACTCAAGACGCTTAATGCCTGCAATTGATCGTATGTTTAAACAAACTCAACGTTTTCCTAAAGATTTAGATTTAATTTCGGTTGCAAAGGGACCAGGATCTTATACGGGAGTAAGGATAGGTGTTACTGTTGCTAAAACATTGGCGTGGACGTTAAAGAAACCATTAGTTGGAGTTTCAAGTTTAGAGATATTAGCTCGTAATCTCTATGAAGAGGGCTATGTAGTCCCTTTATTTGACGCGCGCCGCCAATCAGTTTTTGCGGGAGTCTATGATGGGAAAACATATGAATCAGTAATTGCCGATGGTCACTATGATTTATCTCAGTTACTAGAAATTTTATCGAAAAAGGATAAAAAAATATATTTCCTAGGTAATGATGTTGTTAAGTATTGGGAAGTAATTACACAAACTTTAGGAAATAAGGCGATTAAGGTAGAAGATGCCGATTTAAATATTCCGCATGCTTCGATATTAGCTCAAATTGCTGTGAATAGGAAACCTGTTAATGATATCCATCATTTTTGCCCGACGTATCATCGCTTACCAGAAGCTGAGGTTAATTGGTTAGCGGAGCAAAAAATAAAGGAATAGATGGTTATGTTAATTAGATTAATGACAGTAGAGGATATTCCAGAGGTCTCATTATTACATGAGAATTTATTTTCCCAGGCCTTTAACTTTATCGATTATGCGGTGCAGCAAGACTTTTATTATGGTATTGTCATTGAAGTAGATTGTACGATTGTGGGCTATTTGGTTGGGCAAATTATTTTTGAAATGGCAGATTTATTTTACGTCGCGATTGACCCACGGTATCGCTCACTAGGTTATGGTAAACTGCTTGTGGAACGTTTTATTCTGGATGCCTCTGAAAATGGAGGAGAAAATATGACGTTAGAGGTTCGACGTAGTAATTATGTAGCTATTCATTTATATGAACAGTGTGGATTCCTTTCAGCAGGGATTCGTAAAAATTATTATGCGGATTCTGAAGATGCCGTATTAATGACTCGTAAAATTAATTAGAAGTAGGTGATGGTCATGGACAAGGATATTATAGTATTAGCTGTTGAAAGTAGTTGTGATGAAACAAGTGTGGCCGTTATTAAAAATGGTATTGAGATATTGTCGAATGTTGTTTCTTCACAAATTGAAAGTCATAAACGTTTCGGGGGGGTGGTGCCAGAGGTGGCAAGCCGCCATCACGTTGAGAATGTAACGATGGTATTTGAAGAAGCTTTATTAAAGGCTAATATAGATTGGAAAGATATAGACGCTATCACGGTAACAGAGGGGCCGGGATTAATTGGTTCATTACTTATTGGGATTAATGCTGCTAAAGCACTTGCCTTTGCACATGATATTCCACTTGTGGGGGTACATCACATTGCCGGGCATATTTATGCTAATCAACTTGTAGAACCTCTTCAATTTCCTTTACTTGCATTGGTTGTTTCGGGGGGACATACGGAATTAGTTTATATGGAAGACCATTATCAGTTTAAGGTTATTGGTGAGACGTTAGATGATGCTGTAGGGGAAGCCTATGATAAGGTTGCGCGCACTTTAAAATTACCGTATCCGGGAGGTCCGCATATTGACCGCTTAGCTGCTTTAGGGGAAGACACTTATAAATTACCACGGGTTTGGCTGGATAAGGATTCGTATGATTTTAGTTTTTCTGGACTGAAGTCAGCAGTAATCAATACGGTGCATAATGCTAAGCAAAGGGGCGAGGAG
This window encodes:
- the tsaD gene encoding tRNA (adenosine(37)-N6)-threonylcarbamoyltransferase complex transferase subunit TsaD, with the translated sequence MDKDIIVLAVESSCDETSVAVIKNGIEILSNVVSSQIESHKRFGGVVPEVASRHHVENVTMVFEEALLKANIDWKDIDAITVTEGPGLIGSLLIGINAAKALAFAHDIPLVGVHHIAGHIYANQLVEPLQFPLLALVVSGGHTELVYMEDHYQFKVIGETLDDAVGEAYDKVARTLKLPYPGGPHIDRLAALGEDTYKLPRVWLDKDSYDFSFSGLKSAVINTVHNAKQRGEEIIPENLAASFQASVVEVLVEKTMRAAKEFHVKQIIVAGGVSANKGLRHALENAVKAQGQFKLTIPPLSLCTDNAAMIGAAGTQAYLRGHRSNMEMNGQSGMELKSI
- the tsaE gene encoding tRNA (adenosine(37)-N6)-threonylcarbamoyltransferase complex ATPase subunit type 1 TsaE, whose translation is MTYKIRTTSLEQTQDIAYKIGKWVSNGMILTLEGDLGAGKTTFTKGLAKGLGINRNVNSPTFNIIKEYQGRIPLYHMDVYRLESGGDDIGLDDYLFGDGVCVIEWASRIEDLLPMERLDIKIFREGENQRCIELTPIGKNYETIGKVL
- the tsaB gene encoding tRNA (adenosine(37)-N6)-threonylcarbamoyltransferase complex dimerization subunit type 1 TsaB: MLTIAIDTSNTTLSIALVEDNQILYEIIETTKNDHSRRLMPAIDRMFKQTQRFPKDLDLISVAKGPGSYTGVRIGVTVAKTLAWTLKKPLVGVSSLEILARNLYEEGYVVPLFDARRQSVFAGVYDGKTYESVIADGHYDLSQLLEILSKKDKKIYFLGNDVVKYWEVITQTLGNKAIKVEDADLNIPHASILAQIAVNRKPVNDIHHFCPTYHRLPEAEVNWLAEQKIKE
- the ytaF gene encoding sporulation membrane protein YtaF; translation: MNFLAILLFSASVTCDNLIIGLSYGARKIKICFLSNLIVGMISCLGTLGGMYIGNLFDGFCVGSIAQYIGSALLFLFGIYMFYQSFRKHLKTKNDREILDDAANVAEQFDMDHSKSIDLREACMLGFFLCINNFGLGIGAALTGLNIYLTSITCLILSIFFIELGCRLTYNLLSQNTVKYAEYVASIMIILLALYQLIS
- the rimI gene encoding ribosomal protein S18-alanine N-acetyltransferase, which encodes MLIRLMTVEDIPEVSLLHENLFSQAFNFIDYAVQQDFYYGIVIEVDCTIVGYLVGQIIFEMADLFYVAIDPRYRSLGYGKLLVERFILDASENGGENMTLEVRRSNYVAIHLYEQCGFLSAGIRKNYYADSEDAVLMTRKIN